The stretch of DNA cccagcatcatgatcctcgtatcttgcctgaagttttctcgcttgacgaaaagattccagcttcttcccaaaaccttcaaactcgatcattgcgtaaccaagaaaaccatgaattttagtccaagttgggtggacctttttaaccttcatataaccaccttgacgaagcatatctctcatccaagtaaaacttctcgaaaaaaCCTTACCATTGTCCTCATATTTAattggaaggttgtgtataatacacgtaataggatggacatagcgcGTATTTGATTAtgattcggcgggtgtagaagacgacgacgGCATTGTGATggaagtgtaatatttttaattaaattataggctatgattaattaaactttgaattggtgaatatggttaattgatcacattataagtgatatttataggaaaatatgtatacatgtgtggatataataatggacggatagtaaataatggtcaaacaaaacatTGCATTCAACGGTTCATTATTATCATACATGCATCGATTGAATATTTTACATTGAAAAaagtatataacggttatttttcacccggaaatgataaatgacaacgggtaTAGAGGAACTATTATATCATAATAGCAAATGATAACGGTTAAaagaaacccgtagctataacataacaacgggtaccaaaaaccgttgttagtgttaatttagtaacggttttcgaaacgccgttttcttaaactggtaacggttgtctaacaaccgttgataagggtgattaTATAACGAGTTTATGGAATCCGTTAAATgattttgataacggtttgttaaacaaccgttgtcacattataataagaacggttttcgacggaaaccgttattcttattagcgcggtctaggtttccgccaatattttgaaaacggtaatctaagtacCGTTACTAAATTCATTAAACCATTGTGATACGCTCTTTATTGATGGTCTGATTTGACGTAGTAAAAGCGCATTAATCCgagcaattaaggaggaatattcagcattaaagTAGAAGATCTGGCAGCCGTTCAGCATGGACTATATAAGGAGCACTTGAAGATTATTTGCACACAACGACACATACTCTAGTATACAATACTTGAGTTATATTACGATCATTTGTGCTTATTACTCAATAATATAGTGAAATCATCtcttggcttggtgcccgtggttttttcccatttaagggttttccacgtacaaaattccttgtcttattattgtttatttgtcTTACTTTACTATTCTAATTTTGTACCCTGCCTTGCATATTCACAGATAAGCTCGAGCTAGTTAACTCTGCATAGACCTACCCTAACCTGATTTCGCTTtacgcaaaatccatacaaaacaattggcgcctaccgtggggcatctagctctttaaaatctttttttccttatcttacaaaaatctaaataacctacaaaaatggttCAGCCTACCATCGAAGAACAATTGAACGCAGCCCTCCAGCAACTTGCTGAGCTGGAAAGTTTGAAAGACAAGGTAGCCCAAACTGAGGCTGAAATCCTCcagttaagagaatctgagtcaaTTCTAAGACAAAAATTAGAGAAAACTCAAGGAGCAGactctagattccagccaggaacaccatttacatcaattatcaaaaacattgatttctccagctTCGGGAGTCCAAGTGGCTCTAAATTTATcaatgttgatggtgatggtgagccaaacaataacaatgaaaaacccgatgaatctgcagcagccatcatgatggcagtagtccgGGAAATCAAGAGACTAAATGGAAAATTCAAAAAGATACCTGGAGTTCTTGCCAGCTTGGAGGAGGCTGCCCCTGACAGTTATGTTGATTCGCCTTTTATAGACGAAATAACAAAAGTGGATCTTCCTAAAAAAATTGTGATTCCGTCTATGAAAAtttatgatggaaccacagatccacagaATCATGTAGCTCTCTATAAACAGAAAATGCTAGCTGCATCTATTCCTAGTGAGTTCAGGCAAGTCtccatgtgtaagggatttggaacaaccctgaccaGACATGCTCTgaaatggtacatcaacctgccaaccgGGAGCATCCATTCATTTGCaaacctgatcaacaacttcaaccaaCAATTTGTAagcagcagggagttggagaagcggtccagtgatctttacaggattacaCAGAAGCCAGAGGACACTCTCAAGGTATTCCTCGCCAGGTTCAACAAGGAAAAGGTTGTTGGAATATGggtcctcgacaataatgtgatcacatgttttaatctcatattaagaatactaaagggaaagaaatattttattgtcaactgatccacattaatcggtaatgattggctggctaaagtttgacattactgtcgtaggacggtggtgatcagttgatcccttaaggtcatacctctagggaaacattcttaattgattaattaattaattgtatgctgaTACAAGTTAAGCTTaaaattgacaaatgattttgtgagtaatattAACGtaacttattgtaatttgattaaataagattcggtctaagtaatttaaattgttttattacttattctttatgaaacaattgaaataaagaatgaatggtttattataaatacaagtagttgtgatttataattctatgacccattttaagtaattgtaattgtgaattactagttaatttttgtatgtgatttatttttgtttatataatgatttttaataagttagaaatgcattattaaaacaacatgtctagtaacatgtccaatatgtcacactacataAATTGACATTTGagaaacttaaaatggaccatatTAAGTCCATTGAGCCGTGTAAATGGATGGTGATAGAATAAATTCTTCTTTGTTCttttaattagtggaaggcataatgATGACCTACTAATCATAGGGTTACATGCCTAAACTCTTGAGAAGAAAAAATTGCaaaagcattgggcactcttcccctaTGCCACCCGGCCACCCTTGTGAATtgggagagtttttctcttctaattcacacaattcattcTTGTAGTAGGGGCATAAGTAGAtgtgtcttcctctaaagaccGATTTTCTGCAAGAAATGCGGCGTAAGCTAAATCAAGCGTACTCAAGTCTTCTGCTTGATATATCTCCTTCCAAAAGTTTCGTCTAGCACGGAGAGTTCTTTCTGGTTCTAGGTCAAATGGTATGACTTCAGACCTgaaagacctgggcataaacaaaactagcaCTGAAAGGTGagaaacggtctcaaggaacacaagttccttgagacaagagatAGACTGAGGTAAAACAAATACAAAAATGCGTCgcctccccggtaacggcgccaaaatttgacaggctaatcgtatacctatcaaaaataaactaactggtctctaactaatatagctagggaagtcgggatcgtatccacaaggAGGCTATTTGCAAATCTAAATGTCAATTCAGGTCTGTCTGAGtcaccaaattggggggttttgaattgggttctaaactaaagcaataaaataacagGATTGGAAAGAGATATTTAATTGAGAAAAGTATAAAGGAAAGGCGCTAGGACATCGGTTCACCATGTATTATTAGGGGTCAAGATAGGGTCAAAGGTCAGTCTCAATACCGGTCTATAGggcagtgaaaaggtcctctcggtccactattCACCCTAGAATTCTTCTAGCGGGCTCTCGCAACTTACTAGGGCACTCTAAAGTGTGTGACAGGTCTTACCCTTTCCAGGCTTTCGATCTTAGGTCGGGGTTTACCAATTTAATtaagggttaattgataaacaatatcaatataaggaccctttttcataatcagtaccaacataatcaatatttaataatcagtaccaaaatattaactttttttctATGATAGGTACCAAGTCGCATAAAAATCCAATCTTAACCTACTAAAAAAAGTCCAAAAGGTcatcattcaagtacaaatctcCACTCACTCACGTTCAAAATCTCTCTCTTTAATGAAAGCACCTTTAAAGTAAGAAAAAAACTAGAATAAAAAGGCGACTTGGTACCTATTATAGAAAAAAGTAAATATTTTGATACtgattattagttattgattatgttggtactgattatgaaaaagaggactaaagttggtagtgtttatcaatttaccctttaattaataaattacgtcgacttaaccaattaatcacaattaaatgtcacaattaacaacatagaccaatTATATCGGCTATCTAATTACTTAATTAATACCGTCTCAAtccatggctcccctaaatcctagcaaaaagggatttagctactcataatgaaatttgcaataataattgaataaaatGATAAAGGGAAAGAATTCATAATGAAATTAATTGAGAAATAATataacataaattaaaactaataataatAGCAAGAGAAATAGATGAGATTAAAAAGGAAGAGCAAAAGGGAAAAGAGGAATTAAAATTACCAATATGAATCCAAGTATAAGCAATGGAGAAAAAGGGAAAATAATTCTAGATCGAAATGTTTACAGAGGAAAAGTGTCGTAGTCCCAGTGTCTGCTTGCATAAAGTAAAATGTAAAAGTTGTAACCTAATTAAAAGATTACAAGAGCTTTTATACTAGGtccaaataaaagaaataaaatgagcAAAACACATATGTCCGTCTAATTAGTCGATCGACCTAGGTGTAGTGTCGATCGACTACCTGTATGGAAGTCTATCGACAGAGCAGAGATGTCTATCGACAGAGCTTAAAGTTCTCCAAAAACGATCTCCTGTGTCGATTGAGCATGTCTATCGACATATTGCACTCTGTCTATCGACAGAGAGTGGCAAATCTTTAGACATCATGTATAAAACTCTATTTCTTGCTCTCTTAAGCTTGTCTAAACTCTTCCAAGCTTCCCTCTTGTTCCTTTACCGAACGGATTTGGCTCCTAAATGCATAAGTGGGTTTCAATCCTGCAAGAGACATGAAATACACCCAAAGTAGCAAATATGGGAGGAAATAGAATGAAATAGTCATATAAGTAAATAAAAATGTGTGCCAAACATGTGAATAAATGCATATAAGAGGCACACATCAGAAATCATcttcatgaattgcataacatattactcattgggaatgacgaatAAATATtgtctttcataaagaagtatttaagttttcaattctggatgacaCTGGACATTATGTGAATCTATtataacatgggatgttggattggcacttagatggctatcttatgttgataatgatcctgCATCTTAATGATATCAAcaagttaagtaggttattcataatgatgaatatagaattaccatgatGGAGTCATGGTTGTTTATTGCACCTAATaactgttgtctacatgaatTCAATTAttaatgtttctgccattagaataatcatgtttGCCATGATGTTCATAACCTAGATGAATcacatgcttggagcataataagtcgaTAATAAGTTAACCCATAtaagagtcattggtaagcctcaaggaaccgtcatgaattctcaaggagaactaatggtctgttCTGGAGTTTGGAAGGATAATTAGTTGTGTGCTAACAGGTTACACAAACTTAAGTTTCCAAACTCATTTGGATATGTGAAAATCCTAGGCAGATTGTTGACAAAacgagtaagagactagaaaagtgtgttttattgtcatccattgcaagattctacgaaatatacctaagtacattgtgattaggtggtgtactttaaaactacaagtagtgttgtccaccgaaacccacagcacaagttatatgataatagcGAGAGTttttttcaagttaaagaacccgagtctagtatgaagtctagacatgtacttagtaaaattcatgttataagggataacatgaaattgaaggaaattgcaattcataaagtttgaacacatggacacatggtatattCACAAgttaaacttttattgcattagacaagtgtataaatacacataTGATTATAAGATATAGAgcagtaatatggtattgactactcgtatgtgataatcacatttattgtttgagttattgCTAACTCATCTtgtaccttgttacatccaaatgggttgttgagacaatattgaaccccattaaagtgaactggattaacatagtattcgcccctggtTACtgatatgaggtgacatctcgaagtaactacagtgtgatgtgattgatggcaagttcaagtgccatagagtcataagagattactagtcgatcacataggcagactgtgagggacactctgtcgagctaatgaccgcttatagagttctggaaaatttttatagcctggtcgtggcgagagctactatggtattcttatgagttgattctttgactaaagactattcgcccaagatggcacagtttcaaattgactttgatttatgttctgcgACATTcataattggggtctaatgggcatgttttgggtcatgatgagctgtggctattcgaagggaagagtgcaataagaattgtccatccccgtcagggttatcttatatatcgaggccactcgaggagtactgaactggaaatgcgtggccacgctcggaaggtatctatggtagataattccggtcataCCGTtcttctccagatcgaggaaaccactcatgatatcaTCAAATGCaaatacgacctgcaagacatcttgcattgagttggagatagtaataggacaagagaattggtgacgcacacttatcgcggataagtgggagatttttggaatatgtgtcctcgagaataatgcgatcacatgtttaaatctcatattaataatactaaagggaaagtaatattttattgtcaactgatccacattaattggtaatgattggctggctagagttcgACATTACTgccgtatgacggtggtgatcagttgattccttaaggtcatacctctagggaaatattcttaattgattaattaattaattgtatgctgatacaagttaattaattccttaaaattgacaaatgattttgtgagtaatattAACGTaccttattgtaatttgattaaataagattcggtctaagtaatttaaattgttttattactttttgtttatgaaacaattgaaataaagaatgaatggtttattataaatacaagtagttgtgatttataattttatgacccattttaagtaattgcaattgtgaattactaattaatttttgtatgtgacttatttttgtttatataatgatttttaatagggatattctacatggtacccctcaatttttcgactttctacatggtacccctacactttttaaaacatacatggtacccctagttgttgtcattatcactaagtgtgcccctaaactttatttttcgTCAATTAAACTTAGTTTTAGGCGTTAATGATTACTGAAACGCGTAACCAAGTTTGTCATTTATCATTCCATGACATAAAGACTATATTAGGCTCAATATCtatctttggacgtgataatttggcagggaatcaataaattttccgtcaaattttttttagcccatatatatattaataactattaggatcgagatggatattgagcctaatagagtccttatgtcatgggataataaatgacatGCTTGGTTACGCATCCAAGTCATCACTTaatgcctaaaactgagtttaattgacgaacaagaaagtttaggggtacacttagtgataatgacaacaattaggggtaccatgtatgttttaaaaagtataggggtaccatgtagaaagtcgaaaaattaaggggtaccatgtagaatatccgtTTTGTTAGAAATGCATTATTaaaacaacatgtctagtaacatatccaatatgtcacactacacaaattgacatttgacaaacttaaaatggaccatatTAAGTCCATTGAGCCGTGTAAATCGATGGTGATAGAATAAATTGTGCTTTGTTCttttaattagtggaaggcataatgatgacctactaatcatagggttgcatgcctaaactcttgagaagagaaacttgcaaaagcattgggcactcttACCTTATGCCACCCGGCCATTCTTATGAATTGGGAGAGTTTTTCTTTTCCAATTCACACAATTCATTCTTATAAGTTTATCACCTTGATAAtaacttatctctctagtttttgtgGTTGAACACGCTAGAAAATAAATCtcacaaatctctaatattattgtCTCATTACTTGAAgtagtaaactaataatattagttgttattttaagatacaaatactaatttctagtaactaaattaGTACTTGTACTAAGagtgatttccttggtacaatccttgaggagtagattctactattgaatctaagggtTTTTGTTGGAGCACTTGTATTTACTTAATAAGACTAATTGGTAGGAGACCGATTAGTATAATCCATTCGGCCCTCAATGTAAAATtaatcgatttcttcttactttgtatcttttgttatgcatgcataagatcttattagtttatgactaaactaaattttaacatagttattagaagtgtctaatatgtgattaatgaatcttacaaaggtgaccattcccaggtgtgacgttggaacagcagtggaggcattcagacaagggttactacctcatagtgatttatacaatgaactcactaagtatccctgtcataacttcgaagatgtccaggccaagacccttgcatatatcaggctggaagaagacaaaaggTATAAAGTCGGATCATCTAGCGGATCAAAGGATTATGAAATGAAcaataggaagagcaacaaagggaacaattacagacctactccatattccagacCAGATcattcagaaatcaacctggcatatgagtatcaaggtaaggctaatgttttcccacctatttctgaacataacttcagtgttgatattgcaggcttGATCCAGAGACTTGAAAACATGGGATCAAAAGTCGGATGGCCTACAAAGGTAGAAAATCCCAGCCCTACGAGAGACAACTCCAAGTGgtgtgaattccacatggacattgggTATACGACGGATGATTGCTTTACCCTAAGGAAAAAAATGGCCTACCTGTTGAAATACAAATACCTAAATGACATGATCAGGACGAAGGGCAGAAATGCAGAccagagcaaggagaaccataAGCAAAAGCAGAACCGCAACCTTCCTCCACCACctccaatctatgaagtaaaattcatatctggtggatcggAAATTTGTGGCTGACTAGTTTAGCAGCAAAAAAAGATAGCCATGACGCCAAGGACTACATCACCCTGCAAACTGGATCATGTCCCATCAATCACTTTCAGTGATTGCGACCTAGTAGAaattcctgatgttcatcatgacggcctggtaatttctatgcagattggaactgcTACAGTAAGGAGGATCCTAGTATATGGAGGCGGCTCAGTAAacttgatcatgcttgatgtactgaaagccatgaatattggtgaagaacaaatcaccaagaaatccagcATTTTgttaggattcagtggagaaaccaaAAGCACATTGGGGGAAATTCATCTTCCAACTtatgttgaaggagtctcatcctatgagaaatttggagtcctggattgctTGTAATCCTATAATGCAATCTTGGACAGGCCGTGGATCCATAATGTCAAGGCTGTACCATCAATCTATCATCAATGTATCAAGGTACCagcagactggggcatagccacaatcaaaggagaaCACAAAGCAGCTTAAGAATGCTATACAACGGCCTTGAAGCCTtctaaggcaggtaagtctcttgcACAGCAATTACCGTACCcggtcaggagcacttatgtggcaccatctaggatggaaacagatcaggtaatcctagactcTGAGTATCCTAACAGGTATGTTCTAGTAGGGTCTGATGCCCCAGATTGTGTCAGGCCAGAACTGGTAaaatttcttaaaaataaatcatcttggtttgcttggtcacatttttatatgactggaattagtgctgatgtaattacacataaacttaacattgagaaatcttttaagcctgtgcaacagaaaagacgaaaatttgcacctgaaagaaatgcaataattaatgaagaagtggaaaAACTCCTGGATATTggaattgttggagtatgtgtcctcaaccatagtgcgatcacattattaaaactcatgataagaatacataaagaGATGATTCATTTTTtataagtcaactgatcaacattaatcggtattgattggccgactagagtttgacattactgtcatttgatggtggtgatcagttgatcctttaaggtcacaccgaaaggacgattcccttaatagaaaaattaattaattgtatattgatacaggttaattaattccttaaaattgaacaatttacatatgtgagtaagaatatgaatcttattgtaattcgattaaatgagattcgttttagtaattaaaatgttatattacta from Silene latifolia isolate original U9 population chromosome 10, ASM4854445v1, whole genome shotgun sequence encodes:
- the LOC141607784 gene encoding uncharacterized protein LOC141607784, producing MAVVREIKRLNGKFKKIPGVLASLEEAAPDSYVDSPFIDEITKVDLPKKIVIPSMKIYDGTTDPQNHVALYKQKMLAASIPSEFRQVSMCKGFGTTLTRHALKWYINLPTGSIHSFANLINNFNQQFVSSRELEKRSSDLYRITQKPEDTLKFRLARRVLSGSRSNGMTSDLKDLGINKTSTESVDIAGLIQRLENMGSKVGWPTKVENPSPTRDNSKWCEFHMDIGYTTDDCFTLRKKMAYLLKYKYLNDMIRTKGRNADQSKENHKQKQNRNLPPPPPIYEVKFISGGSEICG